In Mycoplasmopsis maculosa, one genomic interval encodes:
- a CDS encoding LSm family protein translates to MNWKDFLQTKFNEIIKEAKIINEDNMSFLDITVSYTDLNEVDKISKEINEYIDQSNLTLDFDYLTIHSPGFKTNYEINELGEHIDELIDLDLKKSVNKLNHYTGKLLSVNEDSIVIHWNNKGQFRKIELEKNNIIKINKHIKF, encoded by the coding sequence ATGAATTGAAAAGATTTTTTACAAACTAAATTTAATGAAATTATAAAAGAAGCAAAAATTATAAATGAAGACAACATGTCATTTTTAGATATAACTGTTTCATATACTGATTTGAATGAAGTTGATAAAATTTCGAAAGAGATTAACGAATATATAGATCAAAGCAATCTAACATTAGATTTTGATTATTTAACAATTCATTCACCTGGATTTAAAACAAATTATGAGATAAATGAATTAGGTGAACATATTGATGAATTAATTGATTTAGATTTGAAAAAAAGTGTTAATAAATTAAATCATTATACTGGAAAATTACTTTCTGTAAATGAAGACTCAATTGTAATTCATTGGAATAACAAAGGTCAATTTAGAAAAATTGAGTTAGAAAAAAATAACATTATTAAAATAAATAAACATATTAAATTCTAA
- a CDS encoding NusA N-terminal domain-containing protein — protein sequence MPIKKEENKLQNSYKAWYKLIDGYNQNDKLPIDKLIDILGEEVTRIIQKRIDPDAEIVFVRDKEKEEVHIFNKSVLVVEDEEFENDLKENDSSYLISNIKLSEAKLIKKDVEPGDWIEVEIDLLVLNAKTDSEANKTLKIIFSQIQQAIKKLQKTIIFDKYMPKIGETIKVSFTSKNSNGSWNVQILEDQISAYLPANFVNSKRKVNPGTIHDVVIEQVTDETKLSQITVSLDSPKIVESILKNNVPEISEGLINIKQIERQPGERTKVVLELGQNAIESIDIVGSVMGENSERLSWIINKLNDGIFEDNNTSLYEKVDIIAYNTNLKEFIKNSLTPAQIVDVVEKNDSQGYDKSFYVIANKTETTKAIGRNGTNAKLASKITGATFEIISVEDAKKRNIKFEMPTYSFEQKETTAKTFKEKTVRKNTKNASAQYMDKININIDNFEKDVQAYKEIEKSLLSEDPTFDDLDFEALLKETENEIENNSYDSISSLDEEQEIINEEQPKNKEEKIGVNDYKKAKEIAGNFNTDSDLMNFGLSDNLDLSEFDDEDWN from the coding sequence ATGCCTATCAAAAAGGAAGAAAATAAATTACAAAATAGTTACAAAGCTTGATACAAATTGATAGATGGCTATAATCAAAATGATAAATTGCCAATTGATAAGCTTATTGATATATTAGGCGAAGAAGTAACAAGAATTATTCAAAAAAGAATAGATCCTGATGCTGAAATTGTTTTTGTAAGAGATAAAGAAAAAGAAGAAGTACATATTTTTAATAAAAGTGTTCTAGTTGTTGAAGATGAAGAATTTGAAAATGATTTAAAAGAAAATGATTCTTCTTATTTAATTAGTAATATTAAATTATCAGAAGCAAAATTAATTAAAAAAGATGTTGAACCTGGAGACTGAATAGAAGTAGAAATAGATTTATTAGTATTAAATGCTAAGACTGATTCAGAAGCCAATAAAACTTTAAAAATAATTTTTTCTCAAATTCAACAAGCTATTAAAAAGTTACAAAAGACTATAATTTTTGACAAATATATGCCAAAAATTGGTGAAACAATAAAAGTTTCATTTACTTCTAAAAATTCTAACGGATCTTGAAATGTTCAAATTTTAGAGGATCAAATATCAGCTTATTTACCTGCTAATTTTGTTAATTCTAAAAGAAAAGTGAATCCAGGAACAATACATGATGTTGTTATTGAACAAGTTACTGATGAAACAAAATTGAGCCAAATAACTGTTTCATTAGATTCTCCTAAAATTGTTGAATCAATTTTAAAAAACAATGTTCCAGAAATAAGCGAAGGTTTAATAAATATCAAACAAATTGAAAGACAACCTGGAGAAAGAACAAAAGTAGTTTTAGAATTAGGTCAAAATGCTATTGAGTCAATAGACATAGTTGGATCGGTAATGGGTGAGAATTCAGAAAGACTTTCATGAATTATTAATAAGTTAAATGATGGTATTTTTGAAGATAACAATACTTCTTTATATGAAAAAGTAGATATTATTGCTTATAACACAAATTTAAAAGAATTTATTAAAAACTCTTTAACACCTGCACAAATAGTTGATGTAGTTGAAAAAAATGATTCTCAAGGTTATGATAAAAGTTTTTATGTTATTGCAAACAAGACAGAAACAACAAAGGCTATTGGTAGAAACGGTACAAATGCAAAATTAGCCTCAAAAATAACAGGTGCAACTTTTGAAATTATAAGTGTTGAAGACGCTAAAAAACGTAATATTAAATTTGAAATGCCAACTTATTCATTTGAGCAAAAGGAAACAACTGCTAAAACGTTTAAAGAAAAAACAGTTAGAAAAAATACAAAAAATGCTTCCGCACAATACATGGATAAAATTAATATTAACATTGATAATTTTGAAAAAGATGTTCAAGCTTACAAAGAAATTGAAAAATCTTTACTTTCAGAAGATCCTACTTTTGATGATTTAGATTTTGAAGCTTTATTAAAAGAAACTGAAAATGAAATTGAAAATAATTCTTACGATTCTATTTCATCATTAGATGAAGAACAAGAAATTATTAATGAAGAACAGCCAAAAAATAAAGAAGAAAAAATTGGCGTAAATGACTATAAAAAAGCTAAAGAAATTGCAGGAAACTTTAATACAGATTCAGATTTAATGAATTTTGGTTTATCTGACAATTTAGATTTAAGTGAATTTGATGACGAAGACTGAAACTAA
- a CDS encoding YlxR family protein, which produces MTKTETNIFRKCIATNKIFSVSELIRIDFNKQKNIIQLDINKSLNGRGAYFLPTEANWKLIQKNKGLNRTFRINVAREIYEAIDHQIKEAKCLKEIE; this is translated from the coding sequence ATGACGAAGACTGAAACTAATATATTTCGTAAATGTATTGCAACAAATAAAATTTTTTCAGTTTCAGAATTAATAAGAATTGACTTTAATAAACAAAAAAATATAATTCAGTTAGATATAAATAAATCTCTTAATGGAAGAGGGGCCTATTTTTTACCTACTGAAGCAAACTGAAAGTTAATACAAAAAAACAAAGGTTTGAATAGAACTTTTAGAATAAATGTAGCTAGAGAAATTTATGAAGCTATTGATCATCAAATTAAGGAGGCGAAATGTCTAAAAGAAATAGAATAA
- a CDS encoding S66 family peptidase: MKKIWKLKNNDSVSIISLSSGVLGESFCEHQVKIGTKRLEDFSLKVKFTPNALKGLKYINENPDKRANDLIWAIKNNEIRLILCAIGGNDTYRTIPYLLDNDYNKKIISSMNKIFLGYSDTTINHLMFNNLNVPTFYGQAFLTDLAELDFEMLNYSKTAFKFLFSENKITYKPSEFWYEERKQFGIEELNTSRKIHKEEYGYISLQGKEKFQGILIGGCLESIADLFIDENKKDINKKYNLFTQNCNFKGKVLLLETSELKLEPIKIKTMLEFIEKTNCFNELEGVLIGKPQNEAFFDEYKEIFSSFFKKFPNLSVVYNLNVGHSYPKMILQLLGKIEIDVKKQEITTYKA, encoded by the coding sequence ATGAAAAAAATATGAAAATTAAAAAATAATGATAGTGTTTCAATAATAAGTTTGTCCTCAGGTGTTTTAGGTGAGTCCTTCTGTGAACATCAAGTAAAAATAGGAACAAAAAGATTAGAAGATTTTTCTTTAAAAGTTAAATTTACTCCAAATGCATTAAAAGGTCTCAAATATATAAATGAAAATCCTGACAAAAGAGCAAATGATTTAATTTGAGCTATTAAAAATAATGAAATAAGACTTATTTTATGTGCAATAGGTGGAAATGATACTTATCGTACGATTCCTTATTTATTGGATAATGATTATAATAAAAAAATAATATCATCAATGAATAAAATTTTTTTAGGATACTCTGATACAACAATTAATCATTTAATGTTTAATAATTTAAACGTTCCTACATTTTACGGACAAGCATTTTTAACTGATCTTGCCGAGTTAGATTTTGAAATGTTAAATTATTCTAAAACTGCTTTTAAGTTTTTATTTTCAGAAAATAAAATAACATATAAACCATCTGAATTTTGATATGAAGAAAGGAAACAATTTGGAATAGAAGAATTAAATACTTCAAGAAAAATTCATAAAGAAGAATATGGTTATATTTCTTTGCAAGGTAAAGAAAAGTTTCAAGGAATATTGATTGGTGGTTGTTTAGAAAGTATTGCTGATCTTTTTATTGATGAAAATAAAAAAGATATAAATAAAAAATATAATTTATTTACACAAAATTGTAATTTTAAAGGAAAAGTATTATTACTAGAAACATCAGAGTTGAAATTAGAACCTATAAAAATAAAGACAATGCTAGAATTTATAGAAAAAACTAATTGTTTTAATGAACTTGAAGGAGTTTTAATAGGAAAACCTCAAAATGAAGCATTTTTTGATGAATATAAAGAAATATTCAGCAGCTTTTTTAAAAAGTTTCCAAATCTTTCAGTAGTTTATAATTTAAATGTAGGACACTCTTATCCAAAAATGATATTGCAGCTTTTAGGAAAAATAGAAATAGATGTAAAAAAACAAGAAATAACAACTTATAAAGCTTAA
- the rpsT gene encoding 30S ribosomal protein S20, with product MANIKSKMKSIVKQEEFRLRNNAMKTRVKKAIRAAREALIAKDANADKLVAEAHSIIATAVQKGVFHANKGARKSSRLDKFANEQKANA from the coding sequence ATGGCAAACATTAAATCAAAGATGAAAAGCATTGTTAAACAAGAAGAATTTAGATTAAGAAACAATGCTATGAAAACACGTGTTAAAAAAGCTATAAGAGCAGCAAGAGAAGCTTTAATTGCTAAAGATGCTAATGCAGATAAATTAGTTGCTGAAGCTCACTCAATTATTGCTACAGCTGTTCAAAAAGGTGTTTTCCATGCTAATAAAGGTGCAAGAAAATCATCTCGTTTAGATAAATTTGCAAACGAACAAAAAGCAAATGCTTAA